The genomic interval GACCATGGCCGAGACGGCGAGCGACTGGTCGGCGCGGGCGATTTCCTCGATGGCGAGGACAGCGTCGAAAACGCCGAGGCCCATGCCGCCGAGATCCTCGGAAAACGGAATCGACATCACCCCCAGCTCGCCGAGCCTGTGGAACAGGTCGGTCGGGAACACGCCGTCGCGGTCGAGCTGTTCGGCGTGCGGCGCGATCTCGGCCTGGGCGAAGTCGCGGATGTTGGCCTGCAGGGCTTTCTGGTCAGGGGTAAGTTCGAAGTCCAAGGTTTCCTCCCGATGGTCTTAAGGCTATTCCGATGGCCGCTCGAATGGCAGCGTGACGTGGTGGATCTTTGCCTGCAGGCCCTCCGCCGGGTGGGCGGCAAGGCCTCGCGTGGCCATTTCGATCAGGGCGTCGGAGACGTCGTCCGCGGTCCAGGGGCCGTCCGGCGAATACCACTTGGTGACCCAGTGGACCGCGCCGAGCAGCATGAACACCGCCAGCTTGGAGTTGAGCGGCACGACGCTGCCGTCCCGGACGCCTTCCTCGAACAGGCCGCGCAGGCGCTTTTCGAAGGCGTCGCGCAGGGCGATGATCTTCTGCGCCCGTTCTCCCGTCAGGGCGTTCTCCTCCAGGATCAGCACGGGCACGCCCATCGATCCGATCATCTCGCGCAGGTATTCCTTCATGCCGATCTGGATCTTCTCCAGGCCGGTACGGCCTTCCGCCTCGCCGATGTCCAGTGCCTCCCGGGCGATCTCCATCGCCTCCTCGTGGCAGGCGAACAGAAGGTCGTTCTTGTTGCGGACGTAGCGGTACAGCGCCGTCTTGGTCACGCCGAGGCGCTCGGCGACGTCGTCGAGCGTCGTGCCGTGGCTGCCGCGGCGGCTGAACACCCTGGCGGCCTCGCGGATGATCGCCTTGCGTTTGCTTTCCAGCTGCTGTTCGCGGTCCGGTACTGCATTGGCCCAGCGGTTCATGTCACTCCCCGTCGCTTGTTCACAGGACGCCCAAGGATAGGCGCTCCGGGACTTGAATGCCCGCTTGTGAATGACTGTATGCGAAAAATAACACCTGTCAACATAAGTTACTCGTGAGTAACTAACGTTTATGAAAATTTTTCTGCCCCGCGTCCGTCCGAGACCGGCGAGGATCGAGCGCAGGCCGGGCGCTGCTCCGGCACAGGCCCCGGGAAGGCCTTGGCGAGGGGCTGGAGAGGGGCCGGGGTGGGCGATCACGGCCCCCCCCCCCAGATTGACGTGTATCAATCCCATCGCCTGCGGGGCCGGCTACGGTTTCGGGACGGGTGCCGTGGGGCGATCCGGGGACGATCCGGGGGGGGGGCGATCCGGGCGTCACGACCCTGCAACCCGCTCCGATCCGGGAGGAGGACCCGATGGCCGAGGAGACAGACCCAACGGTGCGCACCGTGGTGCGGTTCGACGTGCGCATGACGCGCCATCTGCTGCCCGACGGCACGCCGGTCGGCACGCTGCCCGATTTCGCCCGCGATCCGGCCGAACTGGAGCGGCTCTATCGCGCCATGGTGCTGACCCGTGCCTTCGACGAGAAGGCGGTCGCCCTGCAGCGCACCGGCCGGCTCGGCACCTTCGCCTCCTCGCTCGGCCAGGAGGCGGTCAGCGTCGGGCTCGCCGCCGCGATGCGCGCCGAAGACATCCTGGTGCCGTCGTTTCGCGAGCAGGGCGCGCAGTTGTGGCGCGGCGTCAGCGCGACGGAAATCTTCCTGTTCTGGGGCGGCGACGAGCGCGGCAGCGACTTCGCCGGTCCGCGCCAGGATTTCCCCGTCTGCATCCCCGTTGCCAGCCAGTTCCCGCATGCGGTCGGTGCCGCGCTGGCGCTGAAGCTGCGTGGCGAGCCGCGCGTCGCGGTCTGCGTCGCCGGCGACGGCGCCACCTCCAAGGGCGACTTCTACGAGGCGCTCAACATCGCCGGCGCCTGGGCGGTGCCGGCCGTGTTCGTCATCGCCGACAACCAGTGGGCGATCTCGGTTCGGCGGCAGGCGCAGACGGCGGCCGGGACGCTGGCCCAGAAGGCGGTCGCCGCCGGCATTCCAGGCGAGCAGGTCGACGGCAACGACGTCGTCGCAGTGCGCGCGGTGGTGGCGCGGGCGGTGGAGCGCGCCCGCCTGGGCGAGGGGCCTAGCCTCGTCGAGGCGATCACCTACCGCCTCGCCGACCACACGACCGCCGACGACGCCCGCCGCTACCGCGATCCGGCCGAGGTTTCCGAGCACTGGAAGGAGGAACCGGTCGCAAGGCTGCGCAACCATCTCATCGCTCTTGGCGCCTGGACGCGCGAGGACGAGGAACGCGCGCTGGAGGACAGCCAGCGCCTGGTCGCCGAGGCGGCCGAGGCCTATCTGGCCACCCCGCCCGCGCCCGCGACCGCCATGTTCGACCATCTTTACGAGACGCTGCCGGCCGCCCTTGCGGCGCAACGGGCCGAGGCGCTGGCGCAGGAGGCTTCCCATGGCTGAGCTGACCCTGGTCGAGGCGGTCACGCTGGCGCTTGCCCGCGCCATGGAGGAAGACGAGCGCGTCCTGGTGCTGGGCGAGGACGTCGGCGTCGACGGCGGCGTGTTCCGCGCCACGGCCGGCCTGATCGAACGCTTCGGGGCGGAGCGGGTGCGCGACACGCCGCTCGCCGAGGCCGCCATCGCCGGCGTCTCGGTCGGCCTCGCCGCGCAGGGGTTTCGCCCGGTCGGCGAGATCCAGTTCATGGGCTTCATCTATCCCGCGCTCGACCAGATGGTGAACCACGCGGCGCGGCTGCGCACGCGCACGCGCGGCCGGCTGAGCTGCCCGATGGTGCTGCGCGCGCCCTACGGCGGTGGCATCAAGGCGCCGGAGCACCATTCGGAAAGCATGGAGGCGCTGTTCGCCCACGTGCCGGGCCTGCGGGTGGTGATCCCGTCCTCGCCGGCCCGCGCCTACGGCCTGCTGCTGGCGGCGATCCGCGATCCCGACCCGGTCGTGTTCCTGGAGCCGAAGCGGATCTACCGGGCACTGCGCGAGGAGGTCGCCGACACGGGCGAGGCGCTGGCGCTCGACCGCTGCTTCGCGCTGCGCGAGGGGGCCGACGTGACGCTGGTTACCTGGGGCGCGATGACGGTCGAGACGCTGCAGGCCGCCGAGACGCTGGCCGGGGAGGGGATCTCCGCGGAGGTGATCGACGTCGCCACGCTGAAGCCGCTTGATGCGGACACGATCCTCGCCTCGGTGGAGCGGACCGGGCGCTGCGTCGTCGTGCAGGAGGCGCCGCTGACCGGCGGCTTCGGCGCCGAGATCGCCGCGCGTCTGGCCGACGGCGCGCTGACCAGCCTGCTCGCGCCGGTGCGCCGGGTCGCCGGCTACGACACGGTGATGCCGCTGCCGCGCACGGAACACCGCTATATGCCGTCGGCAGCGCGCATCGCCGCCGCCGTGCGTAAGGTAATGGAGTTCACATGAAGACCTTCATGCTGCCAGACTTGGGGGAAGGGCTGCAGGACGCCGAGATCGTCGCCTGGCATGTCGATGAAGGCGCGCGCGTTGTCGCCGACCAGCCGCTGGTCTCGGTCGAGACGCAGAAGGCGGTGGTCGAGGTGCCCTCGCCGTGGTCGGGCACGGTGACGCGCCTGTGCGCGGCGCCGGGAGATGTGGTCGCTGTCGGCGCGCCGCTGGCCGACTTCGACCTCGAGGACGCGGGCACCGATGCCGGCTCCGTCGTCGGCACGCTCGAGGCGGCCGCGCCGGCGGCTGCATCAACCGCGAAGCAACCGCCGGCGCCCGCCGCCGGCGTCAGGGCCGCCCCTGCGGTGCGCCGTCTGGCGGCCGAGCGCGGCGTCGACCTCGCCGCCGTCGCCGGCACCGGGCCGGGCGGCGCGATCACGACGGCGGACGTGGAGGCTGCCGCCGGCGGCAGGCCGGGCGGCGGCTACGAGCCGCTGCGCGGCGTGCGCCGCGCGATGGCGCAGAACATGGCGCGCGCCCATGCGGAGATCGCGGCGGCGACGGTCACCGACGAGGCACGCCTCGACCGCTGGCCGGCCGGCGAGGACGTCACGCTGCGCCTGGTGCAGGCGATGGCGGTGGCGTGTCAGGTCGAGCCGGCGCTCAACGCCTGGTACGACGGCGCGCGTGCGGCGCGCCGTCTGCATGCGGTGGTCGACCTCGGCATCGCCACCAACACCGACGACGGCCTGTTCGTGCCGGTGCTGCGTGACGTCGGCAGCCGGTCGGCCGACGATTTGCGTGCCGGGCTCAAGGCCATGAAGGCCGACATCCGCGCCCGCACCATCCCGCCGCGCGAGTTGCAGGGGCAGACCATCACCCTGTCGAACTTCGGCATGATCGGCGGACGCCACGCGGCCCTCGTCGTGCTGCCGCCGCAGGTGGCGATCCTGGGCGCCGGGCGCATCACCGAGGAGCCGAGGGTGGTCGACGGCTCGGTGCGGCCGTGCCGGGTGCTGCCCCTGTCGCTGACCTTCGATCACCGCGCCGTCACCGGGGCGGAAGCCGCCCGGTTCCTGATGGCGGTCGTGCGGAGCCTGGAGAAAGAATGAATGGCTGAGGACCTGTTCCGTTTCGCGGACGGCTACGGACCGGAAAAGATCGTCCATCTGCA from Polymorphum gilvum SL003B-26A1 carries:
- a CDS encoding TetR/AcrR family transcriptional regulator, which encodes MNRWANAVPDREQQLESKRKAIIREAARVFSRRGSHGTTLDDVAERLGVTKTALYRYVRNKNDLLFACHEEAMEIAREALDIGEAEGRTGLEKIQIGMKEYLREMIGSMGVPVLILEENALTGERAQKIIALRDAFEKRLRGLFEEGVRDGSVVPLNSKLAVFMLLGAVHWVTKWYSPDGPWTADDVSDALIEMATRGLAAHPAEGLQAKIHHVTLPFERPSE
- the pdhA gene encoding pyruvate dehydrogenase (acetyl-transferring) E1 component subunit alpha encodes the protein MAEETDPTVRTVVRFDVRMTRHLLPDGTPVGTLPDFARDPAELERLYRAMVLTRAFDEKAVALQRTGRLGTFASSLGQEAVSVGLAAAMRAEDILVPSFREQGAQLWRGVSATEIFLFWGGDERGSDFAGPRQDFPVCIPVASQFPHAVGAALALKLRGEPRVAVCVAGDGATSKGDFYEALNIAGAWAVPAVFVIADNQWAISVRRQAQTAAGTLAQKAVAAGIPGEQVDGNDVVAVRAVVARAVERARLGEGPSLVEAITYRLADHTTADDARRYRDPAEVSEHWKEEPVARLRNHLIALGAWTREDEERALEDSQRLVAEAAEAYLATPPAPATAMFDHLYETLPAALAAQRAEALAQEASHG
- a CDS encoding alpha-ketoacid dehydrogenase subunit beta codes for the protein MAELTLVEAVTLALARAMEEDERVLVLGEDVGVDGGVFRATAGLIERFGAERVRDTPLAEAAIAGVSVGLAAQGFRPVGEIQFMGFIYPALDQMVNHAARLRTRTRGRLSCPMVLRAPYGGGIKAPEHHSESMEALFAHVPGLRVVIPSSPARAYGLLLAAIRDPDPVVFLEPKRIYRALREEVADTGEALALDRCFALREGADVTLVTWGAMTVETLQAAETLAGEGISAEVIDVATLKPLDADTILASVERTGRCVVVQEAPLTGGFGAEIAARLADGALTSLLAPVRRVAGYDTVMPLPRTEHRYMPSAARIAAAVRKVMEFT
- a CDS encoding dihydrolipoamide acetyltransferase family protein produces the protein MKTFMLPDLGEGLQDAEIVAWHVDEGARVVADQPLVSVETQKAVVEVPSPWSGTVTRLCAAPGDVVAVGAPLADFDLEDAGTDAGSVVGTLEAAAPAAASTAKQPPAPAAGVRAAPAVRRLAAERGVDLAAVAGTGPGGAITTADVEAAAGGRPGGGYEPLRGVRRAMAQNMARAHAEIAAATVTDEARLDRWPAGEDVTLRLVQAMAVACQVEPALNAWYDGARAARRLHAVVDLGIATNTDDGLFVPVLRDVGSRSADDLRAGLKAMKADIRARTIPPRELQGQTITLSNFGMIGGRHAALVVLPPQVAILGAGRITEEPRVVDGSVRPCRVLPLSLTFDHRAVTGAEAARFLMAVVRSLEKE